A region from the Arachis ipaensis cultivar K30076 chromosome B01, Araip1.1, whole genome shotgun sequence genome encodes:
- the LOC107614077 gene encoding uncharacterized protein LOC107614077 — protein sequence MASEDSFLVLVHHRGSIKRKTRSGVKFTDKDPLCIIVSPTTSYDDLVSSVLVKLGLEGVKRVKKFFYRIPTTVLHDTVMFLSRRQFPEVRTPELLAKLVDVVSSSGGSNRNANTIATVVGSSSRPAVASSSVSVYEPAVQPAASPSFAVDLSGNVGDEVGCGEHLPTEAQCPTPAGVGEGLFDDPDDDDVEPDMIADESSDDVGASDPIRATGGSSSGIQQYPPHFSSLDLDAMRQDEYPGQLGGFGARETEGSAGMTEFQVGQQFQDKDEALLSVKTYSIRRGVQYKVVESDYRRYVGKCSEFGNGCTWLIRLSLRQRKGIWEVKRYNGPHTCLATSISSDHRILDYHVIATFIMPMVRADASVNIKVLLNATAAHFGFRPTYRRVWMAK from the exons atggctagtgaggatagTTTTTTAGTGCTAGTACACCATAGAGGAtcgattaagagaaaaactcgCTCCGGcgtgaagttcactgataaggatcctctATGTATTATCGTGAGCCCCACGACCAGCTACGATGATCTCGTTAGCTCCGTGCTTGTCAAGCTTGGTCTGGAAGGAGTGAaaagggttaagaagtttttctatcgcattccaaccACGGTGCTCCATGAtacg gtcatgtttctTTCTCGTAGGCAGTTTCccgaggtgaggacaccagagctgttggcaaagttggttgacgTGGTATCTAGCTCGGGTGGGTCGAACCGGAATGCCAATACTATAGCCACGGTGGTAGGTTCGAGCTCGAGACCTGCGGTTGCCTCCTCCTCCGTTTCAGTGTATGAGCCAGCGGTCCAGCCTGCCGCCTCCCCATCGTTTGCTGTCGATCTCAGTGGCAATGTAGGAGACGAGGTTGGATGTGGGGAACATCTTCCGACCGAGGCACAGTGTCCTACACCGGCTGGAGTTGGAGAGGGATTGTTTGATGATCCAGATGACGATGATGTCGAGCCGGATATGATCGCTGATGAAAGCAGCGATGATGTTGGAGCGAGTGATCCGATAAGGGCTACTGGTGGATCTAGTTCTGGCATACAGCAGTACCCACCCCATTTTTCTTCTTTGgacctggatgccatgaggcaggatgAATATCCTGGTCAGCTTGGTGGATTTGGCGCTAGAGAAACGGAAGGGTCTGCCGGtatgacagagttccaggttggtcaacaatttcaggataaagatgaggcgcTGTTGAGTGTGAAGACCTACAGCATCcgccgaggggtacagtacaaggttgtCGAGTCTGACTACCGCAGGTACGTGggaaagtgttctgagtttgggaatgggtgcacatggttgattcggttgAGTCTCCGGCAACGTAAGGGCATCTGGGAAGTCAAGCGGTACAACGGACCGCATACCTGTCTCGCCACCTCTATCTCCAGCGACCATAGGATTTTGGACTACCATGTGATAGCGACATttattatgccaatggttagggctgacgcATCCGTCAACATCAAGGTGCTTCTAAATGCCACGGCAGCACACTTTGGCTTCAGGCCTACTTATCGGAGGGTGTGGATGGCGAAGTAG
- the LOC107614083 gene encoding protein MAIN-LIKE 1-like, translated as MGDDPERLYRLDGVAHIVGVINDEPRRCISSVRRQQGMRLDERYVPYLQMAGLYHLARLNDRWFRLDEPLVSAFIERWRPETHTFHMLFGECTITLQDVAYQLGLLVDGHYVSGCLTDFHLYIEGGRPAWTWFHELLGVLPPENQVQKFAVNCTWFQETFGECPDGADEETLFADKSGNRIHIIWLPFVARLEEMGGYSWGSAALAWLYRCMCRVANRHVVKLAGPLQLLQSWIFWRFPSFRPTGYDAFSWPLASRWSGYNPGISSKGPRVQMARLKIDLLQPRDFIWMPYSALDVIQHQVDRVLPQFGGVQPPPRLALNIDFLMSKDGRGGHRWFPSHLAYWHLHWQERSVHILQFDIVADPGPSHDFLAWWHQHGKRFLSPEMYLGDPRGIPIPDEATQRGAGRVPEMDLVHDVPDRRHVERRARVGTRRSQREHAWLDHAMEEVEDAGRGRGRRHGRGGRRRGVDARDDVHQPGRDAAGGGEAVGVDRPHQGGMMVSGMDQTLQDSTPWASPNSMFPDFLASDGIVAEFGGPHFLEVHR; from the exons atgggggacgatccggagAGGCTTTATCGTTTGGATGGAGTTGCTCATATTGTCGGGgtgatcaacgacgag CCTCGGCGTTGCATATCCAGCGTTAGGCGGCAGCAGGGGATGCGGCTTGATGAGAggtacgttccgtacttgcagatggccggcTTGTACCATCTTGCGAGACTGAACGACAGATGGTTCCGACTTGACGAGCCTCTGGTCAGTGCATTCATCGAGAGGTGGCGTCCTGAGACGCACACCTTCCACATGCTGTTCGGCGAGTGTACCATCACCCTTCAGGACGTCGCATACCAGTTGGGGTTGCTGGTGGACGGTCATTACGTTAGCGGTTGCCTGACAGACTTCCACCTATACATTGAGGGTGGGAGGCCTGCTTGGACGTGGTTCCATGAGTTACTAGGTGTCTTACCTCCTGAAAACCAAGTTCAGAAATTCGCAGTCAACTGCACATGGTTCCAGGAGACATTTGGAGAGTGTCCCGACGGGGCTGACGAGGAGACA ctgtttgccgacaagtccggcaaTCGTATACACATCATATGGCTCCCCTTTGTGGCTAGACTTGAGGAGATGGGTGGCTACAGTTGGGGGTCGGCAGCTCTAGCATGGTTGTACCGATGCATGTGCCGAGTCGCCAATAGACATGTCGTGAAGTTAGCTGGCCCGTTACAGTTACTGCAGTCTTGGATCTTTTGGAGGTTTCCTTCCTTTAGGCCCACTGGGTATGATGCGTTTAGCTGGCCCCTTGCCTCGAG GTGGTCTGGTTACAATCCTGGGATTAGCAGCAAGGGGCCTAGGGTGCAGATGGCTCGGCTGAAGATCGACTTGTTACAGCCTCGGGAT TTCATATGGATGCCCTATAGCGCACTTGACGTCATCCAG CATCAGGTTGATAGAGTGTTACCGCAGTTTGGTGGCGTACAGCCCCCACCGCGTCtcgccctgaacatcgacttctTGATGTCGAAGGACGGGAGAGGAGGTCACCGTTGGTTCCCGTCGCACTTAGCATACTGGCATCTTCACTGGCAGGAGCGTTCGGTGCACATTTTACAGTTCGATATTGTGGCCGACCCGGGACCCTCACATGATTTCTTGGCATGGTGGCATCAGCATGGAAAGAGATTCCTGTCGCCAGAGATGTACTTGGGGGATCCACGAGGTATTCCTATTCCGGATGAGGCGACTCAGAGAGGTGCAGGCCGAGTTCCTGAGATGGACCTAGTCCACGATGTTCCTGACAGACGTCATGTTGAGAGGCGAGCTCGAGTCGGGACACGTCGTAGCCAACGTGAGCATGCCTGGCTCGATCATGCTATGGAGGAGGTTGAGGACGCAGGTAGGGGTCGCGGGAGACGACATGGGCGTGGAGGCAGGAGGAGGGGGGTCGATGCTAGAGATGATGTCCATCAGCCTGGGAGGGATGCAGCTGGAGGAGGAGAGGCAGTCGGGGTTGACAGGCCCCATCAGGGGGGCATGATGGTGAGTGGTATGGATCAG ACACTTCAGGACAGTACTCCATGGGCGAGTCCGAACTCCATGTTTCCAGACTTCCTTGCTAGTGACGGGATTGTGGCGGAGTTCGGTGGACCTCATTTCCTTGAGGTCCATAGGTGA